A DNA window from Solanum lycopersicum chromosome 3, SLM_r2.1 contains the following coding sequences:
- the LOC101243871 gene encoding tRNase Z TRZ3, mitochondrial — MASAKSFRHGRGFMFVNLKPCVCTNKMPQISSLRRLFSSANHHALLTSPLTPKPPLSLSHLFKIKQPPFLHTHTHKPCRLLFAAYSRKTKNIERPGSLSGSRRRSSSSSSNKENKGKSVMEESSSSSAIAESVGFNKRRAEGKDKNDGPRKNLQLKVRKLNPVNTISYVQILGTGMDTQDTTPSVLLFFDKQRFIFNAGEGLQRFCTEHKIKLSKIDHIFLSRVCSETAGGLPGLLLTLAGMGEEGMSVNVWGPSDLKYLVNAMKSFIPNAAMVHARSFGPPIDSSGATDELFVPINDEVVKISAVLLRPRYSKVSKTTKAGSSELDDSLVGENLSAERMQSTAEFALKPGDLAVVYICELPEIKGKFDPKKAAALGLRLGPKCRELQLGNSVQSDHQDIMVHPSDVLGPSVPGPIVLVVDCPTPSHLQELSSIHSLTPYYSDPSKQSKEMCKEVDCVIHLSPASVTCTTEYQQWMSRFGEVQHVMAGHQLKNVEIPILKSSARIATRLNYLCPQFFPSPGFWSLQQLKSLPSVSKGPSEFSLPASCQVITAENLLKFHLRPYAQLGLDRSGIPEITSRPKIIEDLITEIPEIVDASEHITQLLHHGNNIANGGSTTLQANNVVIEEPWLHETALPSCLEGITREDMEIVLLGTGSSQPSKYRNVTSIFINLFSKGSILLDCGEGTLGQLKRRFGIEGADEAVKGLRCIWISHIHADHHTGIARILALRRDLLYETPHEPLVVVGPRQLKIFLDAYQKLEDLDMQFLDCRQTTEASLRTSDSGENKDANGSVGVQNDQKNGSNLFAKGSRMESYWKRPGSPADASAAFPVLAMLKRILREAGLEALISFPVIHCPQAYGVVLKAADRTNSTGKKIPGWKIVYSGDTRPCPELVAASHGATVLIHEATFEDGMVEEAIARNHSTTQEAIEVGDAAGAYRIILTHFSQRYPKIPVFDETHMHKTSIAFDMMSVNLADLPMLPRVLPYLKLLFRDEMIVDESDNVNVATAAAI, encoded by the exons ATGGCAAGTGCAAAATCTTTCAGACATGGGCGGGGTTTTATGTTTGTGAACCTAAAACCCTGTGTGTGTACAAATAAAATGCCCCAAATCTCAAGCCTACGCCGCTTGTTCTCCTCCGCCAATCACCACGCACTTCTCACTTCCCCTTTAACCCCAAAACCTCCGCTTTCCCTTTCTCATCTCTTCAAAATCAAACAACCCCCATTTCTCCATACCCACACTCACAAGCCCTGTCGTCTTCTCTTCGCCGCATATTCAAGAAAAACCAAAAATATCGAACGACCCGGTTCGTTGAGCGGTTCAAGAAGGCGTAGTAGTAGCAGTAGTTCAAATAAGGAGAATAAAGGGAAGTCGGTAATGGAAgaaagtagtagtagtagtgcGATTGCTGAGTCTGTTGGGTTTAATAAAAGAAGGGCTGAAGGTAAAGATAAGAATGATGGTCCCAGGAAAAACCTTCAACTCAAAGTTCGCAAACTCAACCCTGTTAATACTATTTCATACGTCCAG ATCCTTGGGACTGGCATGGATACACAAGATACAACACCCTCAGTCCTTCTCTTCTTTGATAAACAGAGGTTTATTTTTAATGCTGGAGAA GGATTGCAACGCTTCTGCACAGAGCATAAAATTAAGCTATCAAAG ATTGATCACATATTTCTGTCGCGAGTCTGTTCAGAAACTGCCGGTGGACTCCCAG GTCTTTTATTGACTTTGGCTGGCATGGGAGAAGAAGGAATGTCT gtCAATGTATGGGGTCCTTCTGATCTCAAGTACTTGGTCAATGCAATGAAATCATTCATCCCAAATGCCGCCATGGTCCATGCACGTAGTTTTGGCCCACCTATTGATTCTTCGGGGGCTACTGATGAACTCTTTGTTCCTATTAACGATGAGGTTGTCAAAATATCTGCTGTTCTGTTGCGACCACGTTACTCAAAAGTGTCTAAGACGACAAAGGCAGGATCCTCTGAACTTGATGATTCACTAGTTGGTGAAAATCTTTCAGCAGAGAGGATGCAGTCCACAGCTGAATTTGCATTGAAGCCTGGGGATCTTGCTGTAGTGTATATCTGTGAGTTGCCTGAAATTAAGGGAAAGTTTGATCCCAAAAAGGCTGCTGCTCTTGGGTTGAGACTTGGCCCAAAATGCCGTGAATTGCAACTCGGGAATTCTGTACAGTCAGATCATCAAGACATCATG GTTCACCCTAGTGATGTATTGGGGCCTTCTGTTCCTGGTCCTATTGTACTCGTTGTTGACTGCCCAACACCGTCTCATCTGCAAGAATTGTCGTCTATACATTCTCTCACTCCGTATTACTCAGATCCATCCAAACAATCCAAGGAAATGTGCAAAGAAGTTGATTGTGTGATACACCTTAGTCCTGCTTCAGTAACGTGTACAACTGAATATCAGCAATGGATGTCAAGATTTGGTGAGGTGCAGCACGTCATGGCAGGACATCAGCT GAAGAATGTTGAGATTCCAATTCTGAAGTCTAGTGCAAGAATCGCCACAAGGCTGAACTACTTGTGCCCTCAATTCTTTCCTTCGCCTGGTTTTTGGTCTCTTCAGCAGTTAAAGAGCTTACCCTCAGTCTCTAAGGGTCCAAGTGAG TTCTCTCTTCCAGCTTCATGTCAAGTTATTACGGCAGAGAACCTCCTCAAG TTCCATCTTCGCCCATATGCACAGCTTGGTTTAGACAGATCTGGTATTCCTGAAATTACTTCTCGGCCAAAAATCATAGAAGACTTAATTACAGAAATTCCTGAAATTGTGGATGCTTCTGAGCATATTACCCAACTGTTGCATCATGGTAACAACATTGCAAATGGAGGCAGCACGACATTGCAGGCCAACAATGTTGTGATAGAAGAGCCCTGGTTGCATGAAACTGCATTACCTAGTTGTTTGGAAGGTATAACAAGAGAGGATATGGAGATTGTTCTTCTTGGAACTGGTTCTTCCCAGCCTTCAAAATATCGAAATGTCACTTCCATTTTTATCAATCTTTTCTCAAAGGGAAGTATTCTGTTAGATTGTGGTGAAGGAACATTGGGACAGCTAAAAAGAAG ATTTGGCATTGAAGGTGCTGATGAAGCTGTAAAAGGTCTAAGGTGCATTTGGATTTCTCATATTCATGCTGATCATCATACTGGTATTGCAAGAATACTTGCTCTCCGACGCGATTTACTTTATGAAACTCCTCATGAACCTTTAGTTGTTGTGGGACCACGACAGCTTAAGATATTCCTTGATGCATACCAAAAGCTTGAGGACCTAGATATGCAGTTCCTCGATTGTAGGCAAACTACAGAAGCTTCATTGAGGACTTCTGATTCAGGTGAAAACAAGGATGCTAATGGGAGTGTAGGTGTACAAAATGACCAAAAGAATGGTTCTAACTTATTTGCTAAAGGTAGCCGTATGGAGAGTTATTGGAAGAGGCCAGGCAGCCCAGCTGATGCATCTGCAGCATTCCCAGTGCTGGCAATGTTGAAGAGAATTCTGAGAGAAGCAGGATTGGAAGCACTGATCAGCTTTCCTGTTATTCATTGTCCACAAGCATATGGTGTTGTCCTGAAGGCGGCGGATAGGACTAACAGCACTGGGAAAAAGATACCGGGGTGGAAAATTGTTTACTCTGGCGACACGAGGCCTTGTCCAGAACTAGTTGCAGCGTCCCATGGGGCCACAGTTCTTATTCATGAG GCTACCTTTGAAGATGGCATGGTGGAAGAAGCCATAGCGAGAAATCACAGCACAACACAGGAAGCTATTGAAGTAGGGGACGCTGCTGGAGCATATCGAATCATCCTCACTCATTTCAGTCAAAGATACCCTAAAATTCCAGTTTTTGACGAAACACACATGCACAAAACAAGCATTGCTTTTGATATGATGAGTGTTAACTTAGCAGACCTACCCATGCTTCCAAGAGTTCTTCCATATCTTAAACTGCTATTTCGTGATGAAATGATTGTTGATGAATCTGATAATGTAAATGTTGCTACAGCAGCAGCTATTTGA
- the LOC101261216 gene encoding putative pentatricopeptide repeat-containing protein At5g52630, producing the protein MDSTDPRRVHARAITTGAAKANRAVLNNIITLYSKSDLRSDAARVFRSIPSPNVVSWTALTSAFSNSPLSFHHFISMLRHPSRILPNSHTLTSLLKTCATLPSLTFGAQLHSLAVKLGFSSELFTASALVSLYFKTGLSNNAKKVFDEMSVRDEVCFSSVIVGFAQNYKPIDALSCFIEMRRSGMASTMVSVSGALRAGSDMAMLEQCRIIHGHAMVTGLNLNVIVGSALIDGYGKCGLVGNARGVFDELEMELNIVGWNAMMAGHAQQGEHGNVIELFTLMEERGMVPDEYSFLATLTAFYNAGLVEETEIWFKRMTEDYNLEPCLEHYTCLVGALGKAGRLEEAERIALTMPFKPDAALWRVLLSKCAYHVNMDIAWRMSDRLLEINPMDDSAYVILANAYASAGRWDEVREVWKRMKDKKVRKEGGKSWIEALGEVHMFLAGDRRHERTDEIYAKLTELMEEIEKLGYVPVWTEMLHEVEEKEKKKSLWHHSEKLALAFGLLNGTAPPGKALRIVKNLRICRDCHEAFKYISRLVEREIIVRDVNRYHKFLNGSCNCGDQW; encoded by the coding sequence ATGGATTCAACAGACCCACGGCGCGTACATGCGAGAGCCATCACAACAGGCGCCGCAAAAGCTAACCGTGCAGTGCTAAACAACATCATAACTCTCTACTCCAAATCCGATCTCCGATCAGACGCCGCCCGTGTTTTCCGGTCAATTCCATCACCCAATGTCGTTTCATGGACAGCCCTCACATCAGCATTCTCCAACTCACCGCTTTcctttcatcatttcatttccATGCTCCGTCACCCTTCAAGAATCTTACCCAATAGCCATACTTTAACGTCCCTTCTCAAAACATGCGCCACTCTTCCTTCACTCACCTTCGGGGCACAACTTCATTCCCTTGCTGTCAAATTGGGTTTCTCTTCAGAGCTGTTTACGGCGTCAGCTCTTGTGtcattgtattttaaaactggGTTGTCGAATAATGCGAAGAAGGTGTTTGATGAAATGTCTGTGAGAGACGAGGTTTGTTTCTCGTCGGTTATTGTTGGGTTTGCTCAGAATTATAAGCCTATTGATGCTTTGTCGTGTTTTATTGAAATGAGGAGGAGTGGTATGGCATCTACTATGGTTAGTGTTTCTGGGGCTTTGCGGGCGGGTTCTGACATGGCTATGCTTGAACAATGTAGGATTATTCATGGGCATGCGATGGTAACAGGGCTTAATTTGAATGTCATTGTAGGCAGTGCATTGATTGATGGGTATGGGAAATGTGGGCTTGTAGGGAACGCTCGTGGAGTGTTTGATGAGCTAGAAATGGAACTCAATATTGTCGGGTGGAATGCCATGATGGCAGGGCATGCTCAACAAGGGGAACATGGAAATGTCATAGAGCTTTTTACTTTAATGGAAGAACGGGGAATGGTACCGGATGAGTACAGTTTCTTAGCTACTTTGACTGCATTTTACAATGCAGGTTTAGTTGAAGAGACTGAGATATGGTTCAAGAGGATGACTGAAGATTACAATTTGGAGCCGTGTCTTGAGCACTATACGTGTTTGGTGGGTGCATTGGGAAAAGCAGGACGTCTGGAGGAGGCAGAGCGAATTGCTTTAACCATGCCTTTTAAGCCAGATGCAGCTTTATGGCGAGTATTATTGTCTAAATGTGCATATCACGTGAATATGGATATTGCTTGGAGGATGAGTGATAGGTTGTTGGAGATTAACCCAATGGATGATTCAGCTTATGTAATTTTGGCTAATGCTTATGCAAGTGCAGGTAGGTGGGATGAGGTGAGGGAGGTGTGGAAGAGAATGAAGGATAAGAAAGTGAGGAAGGAAGGTGGGAAGAGTTGGATTGAAGCGCTGGGAGAGGTTCATATGTTTTTAGCTGGTGATAGGAGGCATGAGAGAACCGATGAGATTTATGCCAAGTTAACAGAGTTAATGGAGGAGATTGAGAAACTGGGCTATGTGCCCGTATGGACTGAAATGTTGCATGAAGTagaagagaaggagaagaagaaatcaCTTTGGCATCACAGTGAGAAGCTGGCATTGGCATTTGGATTGTTGAATGGAACAGCACCACCTGGTAAAGCTTTGCGGATTGTGAAGAATTTGAGAATTTGCAGGGATTGTCACGAGGCGTTTAAGTATATTAGTAGACTTGTTGAGAGAGAGATTATAGTGCGGGATGTAAATAGATACCATAAGTTCCTGAATGGAAGCTGCAATTGTGGAGATCAATGGTAA
- the LOC101260922 gene encoding pentatricopeptide repeat-containing protein At1g63330-like: protein MGLGLLPRKSFSLLFKHLHKLGFFKEQRSLCRKYYHGASSSLPLLYDSDKAVIPTRNSLNWKGRKVYSVVVRVCKSLSWKVVREISFVESLAKYGLYHSINGYRMIIHTFAFAGMDMEVHTLLKEMIFYLQNAGFDLLKVMHLVMHSTNNTTPSILVADELIKVFAANKLFDYAIDVINQVREIGLQPSIYSCNYLLNCLAVANQGENLARLFETMKNFGPSPDVMTYAIMMNFYCENYPGTQKVSIKEAYKILKEKREKEISLSAATYSVWLHGLCRIGCPDVALKFIRKLRYENQSLNSYCYNAIIHGFFAEGEVSKAISVFDEMSNSGITPDICSYSILVSWFGKFGIIDGDLCSIQGMQDSNIKPTPINYNSILQGLCAAGAAKIAKDCFHYLKNSGCKVDQTAYNILITEFCAQGDLNSADELLEEMISNDLAPDASTCLKLIRASCDMGSVDKALKYRIMMVQKDYLSDTITCNFIVKQYCTDGLVMEALHLIDEMVDRGIIPNLFTYDVIVQQLCKDINTKKALELITVMLKRDMFPNVTILNTLLDGFVKESHFNKASLLYMGMLKLEMTPNIITYTILIDMLCKRGEVKKSARQIKVIQAHKLFMKMVREGMSPDNICYTSMISGFCEIKDMSMACALLLDMQKREVLPTVGTYTCLIDAFCKLDQMDEAKRLFRMMVRQNISPDVYIYNCFIDKYSKLRRMDEAQRLFDRIRETNISPDLVTYRIMIKGYKLVKNFDLAYDMTDEMHRVFNIPQNALLELNMVREDSYSRSQLV from the coding sequence ATGGGTCTAGGTTTGTTACCAAGAAAGTCCTTTAGCTTGTTATTCAAGCATTTACATAAATTGGGCTTCTTTAAGGAGCAGAGAAGCCTTTGTAGGAAGTACTATCACGGTgcttcttcttcattacccttgtTGTATGATTCTGATAAAGCTGTTATACCAACAAGGAATTCACTTAACTGGAAAGGTCGCAAGGTGTATTCAGTTGTAGTTAGAGTATGCAAGTCTTTGAGTTGGAAAGTTGTGAGAGAGATTTCTTTTGTGGAATCTCTGGCAAAGTATGGCTTGTATCATTCAATAAATGGCTATAGAATGATAATACATACATTTGCCTTTGCTGGAATGGATATGGAAGTGCACACACTTCTTAAAGAAATGATTTTCTACTTGCAGAATGCTGGTTTTGACTTATTGAAGGTGATGCATCTTGTTATGCATTCAACTAATAATACTACACCTTCAATTCTTGTAGCTGATGAACTCATCAAGGTATTTGCTGCAAATAAACTGTTTGATTATGCTATTGATGTCATTAATCAGGTTAGGGAAATCGGGCTTCAACCAAGTATTTATTCATGTAATTACCTACTAAATTGCTTGGCAGTAGCTAATCAAGGGGAGAATCTTGCTAGACTGTTTGAAACAATGAAGAACTTTGGACCCTCACCTGATGTGATGACATACGCAATCATGATGAACTTCTACTGTGAAAATTATCCAGGCACACAGAAGGTATCTATAAAAGAAGCCTATAAGATTCTGAAAGAAAAGCGGGAAAAAGAGATCAGTCTTTCCGCTGCAACATATAGTGTATGGCTCCATGGACTCTGTAGAATTGGATGTCCTGATGTTGCTTTGAAATTCATTCGGAAACTGAGGTATGAGAACCAATCTTTGAATTCTTATTGCTACAATGCTATCATTCATGGATTTTTTGCTGAAGGCGAAGTAAGTAAAGCTATAAGTGTTTTTGATGAGATGAGTAATTCTGGAATTACACCAGATATATGTAGCTATAGCATTCTTGTCAGTTGGTTTGGCAAATTCGGGATTATTGATGGAGATTTATGTTCTATTCAAGGTATGCAAGATAGTAACATCAAGCCTACCCCAATTAACTATAACTCAATTCTTCAGGGTTTGTGCGCAGCTGGAGCAGCAAAAATTGCAAAGGATTGTTTTCATTACCTTAAAAATTCTGGGTGCAAAGTTGACCAAACAGCTTACAACATTTTAATTACTGAATTTTGTGCTCAAGGAGATCTTAATTCAGCTGATGAGCTACTGGAGGAGATGATCAGCAATGACTTGGCTCCAGATGCTTCAACTTGTTTGAAATTGATTCGTGCTTCCTGCGACATGGGGTCTGTTGATAAAGCATTGAAGTACAGGATTATGATGGTACAAAAAGATTACCTGTCTGATACCATTACCTGCAATTTTATTGTTAAGCAGTACTGTACTGATGGGCTTGTGATGGAAGCCTTGCACCTGATAGATGAAATGGTGGATCGAGGAATCATCCCCAATTTGTTTACCTATGATGTAATTGTTCAGCAGTTGTGCAAAGATATAAATACAAAGAAGGCATTGGAGTTAATCACGGTAATGCTTAAGAGGGACATGTTTCCCAATGTTACAATTCTTAATACTCTTCTTGATGGATTTGTTAAAGAGTCCCATTTTAACAAGGCTAGTTTGCTTTATATGGGAATGCTTAAACTTGAGATGACTCCTAACATCATCACATACACAATTCTTATTGACATGCTATGCAAGCGGGGGGAAGTGAAAAAATCTGCAAGACAGATAAAAGTGATACAGGCCCACAAACTATTCATGAAAATGGTCAGGGAGGGTATGAGTCCAGATAACATCTGTTACACCTCCATGATTTCTGGCTTTTGTGAAATTAAAGACATGAGCATGGCTTGTGCTTTGCTCCTTGACATGCAAAAAAGAGAAGTCTTGCCTACTGTTGGTACTTATACTTGCCTCATTGATGCATTTTGCAAGTTAGATCAGATGGATGAGGCGAAGAGGTTGTTCAGAATGATGGTAAGACAGAACATCTCTCCTGATGTCTATATTTACAATTGCTTCATCGATAAATATTCCAAGTTACGTCGAATGGATGAGGCCCAGAGGTTGTTTGATAGAATCAGAGAAACAAACATCTCTCCTGATTTAGTCACTTATAGAATAATGATCAAGGGATATAAGCTGGTCAAAAATTTTGATCTAGCTTATGACATGACTGATGAGATGCACAGAGTGTTTAACATTCCTCAGAATGCATTGTTAGAGTTAAATATGGTTAGAGAGGATTCATATAGTCGATCCCAACTTGTTTGA